In Rathayibacter sp. VKM Ac-2762, one DNA window encodes the following:
- a CDS encoding DUF6264 family protein, giving the protein MTNAHDQPGDRRPEPQYGEYAPPGWSWQPPEDAVVVPDPRGSETDPRSATAPAAKPVAHPVDRLLTIVLLALGVFFAVPTLLDPSSFATTLQELYRSQGIGTYASPELARILGVVVALAQSLIVAFAVWISIRRLRAGKRAVLVPILGIAATVLLSLIVAAIAILGDPTFAEYVTRMSGSQGGAGTDV; this is encoded by the coding sequence GTGACGAACGCACACGATCAGCCGGGCGACAGGCGTCCGGAGCCGCAGTACGGCGAGTACGCGCCGCCCGGCTGGTCGTGGCAGCCGCCGGAGGACGCCGTGGTCGTCCCCGACCCGCGGGGGTCGGAGACCGATCCGAGGTCCGCGACCGCTCCGGCCGCGAAGCCGGTCGCGCATCCCGTCGACCGCCTGCTCACGATCGTGCTGCTCGCGCTCGGCGTGTTCTTCGCCGTGCCGACGCTGCTCGACCCCTCGAGCTTCGCGACGACCCTCCAGGAGCTCTACCGCTCCCAGGGCATCGGCACCTACGCGTCGCCGGAGCTCGCGCGGATCCTCGGCGTCGTGGTGGCGCTCGCGCAGTCGCTGATCGTCGCCTTCGCGGTGTGGATCTCGATCCGGCGGCTCCGCGCCGGCAAGCGCGCCGTGCTCGTCCCGATCCTCGGGATCGCGGCGACCGTGCTGCTCTCCCTGATCGTCGCGGCGATCGCCATCCTGGGCGACCCGACGTTCGCGGAGTACGTCACGCGCATGTCGGGCTCGCAGGGCGGCGCCGGCACCGACGTCTAG
- the fbaA gene encoding class II fructose-bisphosphate aldolase, which produces MPVATPDQYAEMLDKAKAGGFAYPAFNVSSSQTINAVLQGLTEAGSDGIIQVTTGGADYFAGHTVKNRAAGAIAFARFATEVAKNYPVTVALHTDHCPQNALEGFVYPLIAASEEEVKAGREPLFQSHMWDGSAIPLDENLAIAKEILPRVKNINAILEVEIGVVGGEEDGVSHDINEHLYTTLDDAIATVEALGFGEQGRYMAALTFGNVHGVYKPGNVRLRPELLREIQDGLQAKYGIGALPLDLVFHGGSGSTDEEIAEAVRNGVVKMNIDTDTQYAFSRSVADTVLKNYDGFLKVDGEVGNKKVYDPRSWGKIAETAMAARVAEATRQLGSAGNSGK; this is translated from the coding sequence ATGCCCGTCGCTACCCCGGACCAGTACGCAGAGATGCTCGACAAGGCGAAGGCGGGCGGCTTCGCCTACCCGGCGTTCAACGTCTCGTCGTCGCAGACGATCAACGCGGTCCTCCAGGGCCTCACCGAGGCGGGCTCGGACGGCATCATCCAGGTCACCACCGGAGGCGCGGACTACTTCGCCGGCCACACCGTGAAGAACCGCGCGGCAGGCGCGATCGCCTTCGCGAGGTTCGCGACCGAGGTCGCCAAGAACTACCCGGTCACGGTCGCGCTCCACACCGACCACTGCCCGCAGAACGCGCTCGAGGGCTTCGTCTACCCGCTGATCGCCGCCTCCGAGGAGGAGGTCAAGGCCGGTCGCGAGCCGCTCTTCCAGTCGCACATGTGGGACGGCTCCGCGATCCCGCTCGACGAGAACCTCGCCATCGCGAAGGAGATCCTCCCGCGCGTCAAGAACATCAACGCCATCCTCGAGGTCGAGATCGGCGTCGTCGGCGGCGAGGAGGACGGCGTCTCGCACGACATCAACGAGCACCTCTACACCACGCTCGACGACGCGATCGCGACCGTCGAGGCCCTCGGCTTCGGCGAGCAGGGCCGCTACATGGCCGCCCTCACCTTCGGCAACGTCCACGGCGTCTACAAGCCGGGCAACGTCCGACTGCGCCCGGAGCTGCTCCGCGAGATCCAGGACGGCCTGCAGGCGAAGTACGGCATCGGCGCGCTCCCCCTCGATCTCGTCTTCCACGGCGGCTCGGGCTCGACCGACGAGGAGATCGCCGAGGCGGTCCGCAACGGCGTCGTCAAGATGAACATCGACACCGACACGCAGTACGCGTTCAGCCGCTCCGTCGCGGACACCGTGCTGAAGAACTACGACGGCTTCCTCAAGGTCGACGGCGAGGTCGGCAACAAGAAGGTCTACGACCCGCGCTCGTGGGGCAAGATCGCCGAGACCGCGATGGCCGCGCGCGTCGCCGAGGCGACCCGTCAGCTCGGCTCGGCCGGGAACTCCGGGAAGTAG